A stretch of Sphingobium yanoikuyae DNA encodes these proteins:
- a CDS encoding DUF411 domain-containing protein: MRKIIKSAMFGLGLALTAPAVAAGGAKPVAVLYKNPQCDCCETYAKYLRVHGYEVKVQATHDLPLIKKKHGIPTALEGCHTTLVGGYVVEGHVPVKSLNKLLAQRPKITGISLPGMPTGSPGMMGPKTKPFKVFAFNKAGRSAVYSVE, encoded by the coding sequence ATGCGTAAGATCATCAAATCCGCCATGTTCGGGCTGGGCTTGGCGCTAACCGCCCCAGCCGTGGCAGCCGGCGGGGCGAAGCCCGTGGCGGTCCTCTACAAGAACCCGCAATGCGATTGCTGCGAGACGTACGCCAAATATCTCCGCGTCCACGGCTATGAGGTGAAGGTCCAAGCCACCCACGACCTGCCGCTCATCAAAAAGAAGCACGGGATCCCCACCGCCCTCGAAGGCTGCCACACCACCTTGGTAGGCGGCTACGTCGTCGAGGGCCATGTTCCCGTGAAAAGCTTGAACAAGCTTCTCGCGCAACGGCCCAAGATCACTGGCATCTCGCTGCCCGGCATGCCGACCGGCTCCCCTGGGATGATGGGCCCGAAGACCAAGCCATTCAAAGTCTTCGCCTTCAACAAGGCGGGCCGGTCAGCCGTCTACTCGGTTGAATAG
- a CDS encoding multicopper oxidase family protein — protein sequence MHFEHLSNVERTWQVSRRGFMLGATATAAAAVTGCSRVAARAGDIQLAAKAGRARLLSDSTVSTAVFGYGGQVPGRELRLRQGDRLRVSVKNELQEETTVHWHGIRLPNAMDGVPHLTQKPIKPGETFLYDFVAPDAGTYWYHPHHNSSQQVGRGLYGPLIVEEAEPIKVDRDITWLLGDWRLLEDGQISDDFGNMHDSMHAGRVGNTITINGRAPQPLAVRTGERVRLRLINAANARIFGLKFAGHSPKIVALDGQPVTPHEPSGSVLVGPAMRVDLIIDMVGDPSLKFAVEDTFYKGLEYTLTTLEYGPNPLRQALLTTPIALPPNRIAEPHLRAATRHEITFSGGMGGGMGMMGGGMMGGGMGMMGGMSWAINGVSATSHTHEPMLTFARGKTVVLNLNNDTAWWHPIHLHGHSFRVISRNGKPTAHREWQDTVLMPPRETAEIAFVADNPGDWMFHCHVLEHQAAGMMANLRVA from the coding sequence ATGCATTTTGAGCACCTCTCCAACGTAGAAAGAACATGGCAGGTCAGCCGCCGAGGCTTCATGCTTGGCGCGACCGCTACCGCAGCAGCGGCCGTCACGGGCTGCTCCCGGGTCGCCGCTCGGGCGGGCGATATCCAGCTGGCCGCCAAGGCGGGTCGCGCTCGCTTGCTGTCCGACTCGACCGTGAGCACCGCCGTATTCGGCTACGGCGGTCAGGTACCCGGGCGAGAGCTCCGGCTTCGCCAGGGCGATCGGCTAAGGGTCAGCGTCAAAAACGAGCTCCAGGAGGAAACGACCGTACACTGGCACGGCATTCGCCTGCCAAACGCGATGGACGGAGTTCCCCACCTTACTCAGAAGCCGATCAAGCCGGGGGAGACTTTCCTCTACGACTTTGTTGCGCCCGATGCTGGCACCTACTGGTACCACCCTCACCATAACAGCTCACAGCAAGTCGGACGCGGCCTCTATGGCCCTCTCATCGTAGAAGAAGCCGAGCCCATCAAGGTGGACCGGGATATCACCTGGCTCCTCGGCGATTGGCGCCTTCTCGAGGATGGGCAGATCAGCGATGACTTCGGCAACATGCATGACAGCATGCACGCCGGCCGCGTTGGCAATACGATCACCATCAACGGACGCGCTCCGCAGCCTCTCGCGGTCCGAACGGGCGAGCGCGTCAGGCTGCGGCTGATCAACGCAGCAAACGCCCGCATCTTCGGCCTGAAGTTTGCGGGCCACAGCCCCAAGATTGTCGCTCTGGACGGGCAACCGGTCACCCCTCATGAGCCGAGCGGATCGGTTCTCGTTGGTCCAGCCATGCGGGTCGATCTCATCATCGACATGGTCGGCGACCCAAGCTTGAAGTTCGCTGTGGAAGACACCTTCTACAAGGGTCTCGAGTACACGCTCACGACCTTGGAGTACGGCCCCAATCCGCTGCGGCAGGCCCTACTCACGACGCCCATCGCATTGCCTCCCAATCGCATCGCCGAGCCGCACCTGAGAGCGGCAACGCGCCACGAGATCACCTTCAGCGGCGGCATGGGCGGCGGAATGGGAATGATGGGCGGCGGCATGATGGGCGGCGGCATGGGCATGATGGGAGGCATGAGCTGGGCCATCAACGGCGTCTCGGCGACGAGCCATACTCATGAGCCGATGCTCACGTTCGCCAGGGGGAAAACCGTCGTTCTCAACCTCAACAACGACACGGCCTGGTGGCACCCGATCCACCTCCACGGCCACAGCTTCCGCGTCATCTCGCGGAATGGAAAACCTACGGCTCACCGCGAGTGGCAAGACACCGTGCTCATGCCGCCGCGCGAGACGGCGGAAATCGCATTCGTTGCCGACAACCCTGGCGACTGGATGTTCCACTGCCACGTCCTCGAACACCAGGCCGCCGGCATGATGGCGAACCTGCGCGTCGCCTGA
- a CDS encoding cation diffusion facilitator family transporter — MADHSSHAGHMAVNGDRKALVISGVLTGIYFVVELGIGIWTGSVAVTSDAFHTFSAVGGVLIALVAQRLGERGATPTHTFGWGRAEILGALFNGIFLFVMAGYVIWMGATRLQDPIELETTPMLLAASGGIVTEVISFWLLYRRQKGNLNMKGAFWHILQTFVGSLIVVVSALVIRFTGFLEIDPLLGILFGFVLFWASWRIMSASLRILLQSTPEDFDLQAGIQALRAIDGVSDVHHVHAWSLASGKNVLSGHIIVRDFSSDGERVLSQAGELLKRDHDIYFSTLQVESQRASVEEGAEEIDVSQTT, encoded by the coding sequence ATGGCTGATCATTCAAGCCACGCAGGGCACATGGCCGTAAACGGTGACCGCAAAGCCCTGGTGATCTCCGGTGTCCTCACCGGCATCTACTTCGTCGTCGAGCTCGGCATTGGCATCTGGACCGGCTCTGTCGCAGTCACCTCAGATGCTTTTCACACGTTCTCGGCTGTCGGAGGCGTCCTGATCGCGCTCGTTGCGCAGCGGCTCGGTGAGCGAGGCGCAACACCGACGCACACCTTCGGATGGGGCCGCGCCGAAATCCTCGGAGCCCTGTTCAACGGAATCTTCCTGTTCGTCATGGCGGGCTACGTCATCTGGATGGGCGCAACGCGCCTTCAGGATCCGATCGAGCTCGAGACGACCCCCATGCTCCTGGCTGCCAGCGGCGGGATCGTGACGGAGGTGATCTCGTTCTGGCTTCTATATCGGCGCCAGAAGGGCAACCTCAACATGAAGGGTGCCTTCTGGCACATCCTTCAGACGTTCGTCGGCAGCCTCATCGTGGTGGTCTCGGCACTGGTGATCCGCTTCACCGGGTTTCTGGAGATCGACCCACTGCTCGGAATCCTATTCGGCTTCGTTCTTTTCTGGGCTTCGTGGCGGATCATGAGCGCCTCGCTCCGGATACTGCTTCAAAGCACCCCCGAGGATTTCGACCTCCAGGCGGGCATCCAAGCGCTGCGAGCCATCGACGGGGTCAGCGACGTCCACCACGTCCATGCTTGGAGCCTCGCCTCAGGCAAGAACGTGCTGTCGGGCCACATCATTGTGCGAGACTTCAGCTCCGATGGAGAGCGAGTTCTGAGCCAAGCCGGGGAGCTGCTGAAGCGAGATCATGACATCTACTTCTCCACCTTGCAGGTGGAGAGCCAGCGAGCCTCGGTCGAGGAAGGCGCTGAGGAGATCGACGTCTCGCAAACCACATAG
- a CDS encoding SCO family protein, with product MMPLKLRTFSPAPFRVHTELSSMPPGSPAGHSAASRNARLGLTGALQIAAIGVLTTATPAASHSLQEVEQQLFKRERYFQSVNQPAPEFTLRDAAGRVHRLRDYRGKVVILNFIYTKCPDVCPLHSEKIAQIQKQTNISPMKDQVAFLTISTDPRNDTPKVMKEFGGQHGLDPANWTFLTTLPSQPIGTTRQLAAAYGLKFTTMPDGMQMHGAVTHLIDQEGRLRARFHSLRFSPVNVTIFANALVNKAHTPHPHGTEALTLWERLKLWFSSWWA from the coding sequence ATGATGCCGCTGAAATTACGTACGTTCTCCCCAGCCCCGTTTCGGGTGCACACCGAACTCTCATCAATGCCGCCCGGGTCGCCAGCAGGGCACTCGGCAGCGTCACGAAACGCACGCCTTGGCCTTACCGGAGCCTTGCAGATCGCGGCCATCGGCGTGCTGACCACCGCGACGCCCGCCGCATCGCACTCGCTTCAGGAGGTTGAGCAGCAGCTCTTCAAGCGAGAACGCTACTTCCAGTCGGTTAACCAGCCGGCTCCCGAGTTCACCCTGCGAGACGCTGCGGGAAGGGTGCACCGCCTCCGCGATTACCGAGGCAAGGTCGTCATCCTCAACTTCATCTACACGAAGTGCCCAGACGTCTGCCCCCTCCATTCGGAGAAGATCGCACAGATCCAGAAGCAGACGAACATCTCCCCGATGAAGGACCAGGTCGCCTTCCTCACGATCAGCACAGACCCAAGAAACGACACCCCTAAGGTGATGAAGGAGTTCGGCGGTCAGCACGGACTGGATCCTGCAAACTGGACCTTTCTCACCACGCTGCCCTCGCAGCCGATCGGCACAACGCGGCAGTTAGCCGCCGCCTACGGCCTCAAGTTCACCACCATGCCCGACGGCATGCAGATGCATGGCGCCGTGACACACCTGATCGACCAGGAAGGCAGGCTGCGCGCGCGCTTCCACAGCCTGCGGTTCTCTCCCGTCAACGTCACGATCTTTGCGAACGCGCTCGTCAACAAAGCGCATACCCCGCACCCCCACGGCACAGAGGCGCTCACCCTTTGGGAGAGACTGAAGCTTTGGTTTTCCTCCTGGTGGGCATGA
- a CDS encoding SRPBCC domain-containing protein, which translates to MLHIKTEVDIAASPNRVWHALVDFTRYPEWNPFIAVRGTPGAGLDIDWSFGSYGRKRLWTPALITAHEEPRRLAWEFGVGRLFDLEEAYTVEAVHGGTLLRHSFTCGGVIAALGKPLLGRRLKAVLSAADSGLQRHLSVPARVGAASKSLSRRSSTRAPSTNRTRRRRR; encoded by the coding sequence ATGTTGCACATCAAGACGGAGGTGGACATCGCGGCTTCCCCAAACAGGGTGTGGCACGCTCTTGTCGACTTCACGCGTTATCCTGAGTGGAACCCGTTCATCGCCGTGCGGGGGACACCAGGCGCGGGGCTCGACATCGATTGGTCGTTCGGGAGCTACGGGCGCAAGCGGCTTTGGACTCCGGCTTTGATAACTGCGCACGAGGAGCCCCGCCGGCTGGCATGGGAATTCGGGGTTGGAAGACTCTTCGACTTGGAAGAGGCTTATACAGTTGAGGCGGTGCACGGCGGGACGTTGCTGCGACATTCGTTCACGTGCGGAGGCGTTATCGCAGCCTTGGGAAAGCCGCTCCTAGGGAGGAGGCTCAAAGCGGTGCTTTCCGCAGCCGACAGCGGGCTGCAGCGTCATTTGTCCGTTCCCGCGCGAGTTGGGGCTGCTTCGAAATCTCTGTCCCGCAGGTCATCCACACGGGCTCCATCAACGAATAGGACACGGCGCAGGCGCCGGTGA
- a CDS encoding copper-binding protein produces the protein MNMIMKAGVLATLVTLAACGAEDASRSGTSENAATAGAAPAASASESHSGTGTVKSISGSDVTIAHEEIKSIGWPAMEMTFTAADPALANGIKPGDRVSFAFTKGDGATTLTSISKQ, from the coding sequence ATGAACATGATTATGAAGGCGGGCGTGCTCGCCACGCTTGTTACGCTTGCTGCCTGCGGCGCCGAGGACGCGAGCAGGAGCGGCACCAGCGAAAATGCTGCGACCGCTGGAGCAGCTCCGGCGGCGAGCGCCAGCGAGTCGCACTCCGGCACCGGCACTGTGAAAAGCATCTCCGGAAGCGACGTGACGATCGCCCATGAGGAGATCAAGTCGATCGGCTGGCCGGCTATGGAGATGACCTTCACGGCCGCCGATCCGGCGCTGGCGAATGGCATCAAGCCCGGTGACCGTGTGTCATTCGCTTTCACCAAGGGTGATGGCGCGACGACGCTGACGTCGATCTCAAAGCAGTGA
- a CDS encoding TolC family protein, translating to MFSTITGRGERAHDQGARLANWRANVARHLTAASVVPLTILAAPAPALAQAHHATATEQPATSPAAGPTLSLKEAAALASGDQPTLGAFEREAVASEQAAIAAGTLPDPTITAGIQNLPVTGNMAFNPTRDDMTMYTIGVMREQVRRSRRQAEAARLTAEAVVSRTQASAQERHIQRDVMVAWINAVEARAKQRLLDRLINDLDVGRQIMEAGIPTGSSTPSLALQAQAEVALAKAMQEDARGQEARARAEMARWIGAAAQRPLPDTVPALEAPKVSQADLAQHPHVLVAEAQERAAQRAVDVARADRKPNLSWSVMYGYRPDYGDMLSATVSIPLQINKNRLQNRRIAEASARADAARLRAQDAQRELSGTYGDALADYKSAEAQLSIITSQAIPSLEASFEAAEARYGAGQATLEMPLFIVRRYVETHIQAIEQQGRRARAAAELIYLTQDVAR from the coding sequence ATGTTCAGCACCATCACGGGGCGCGGGGAGCGGGCGCACGATCAGGGCGCGCGCCTGGCTAATTGGCGAGCAAATGTTGCTCGGCATCTCACAGCGGCGAGCGTCGTGCCTCTTACCATTCTGGCGGCGCCCGCGCCTGCCTTAGCGCAGGCACATCATGCCACGGCGACGGAACAGCCCGCGACTTCTCCTGCTGCCGGACCGACGCTTAGTCTCAAGGAGGCTGCGGCACTGGCGAGTGGTGATCAGCCGACCCTGGGCGCGTTTGAGCGCGAAGCGGTAGCCTCGGAACAGGCTGCGATTGCGGCAGGCACATTGCCTGATCCGACGATCACCGCCGGAATCCAGAACTTACCGGTGACCGGGAACATGGCGTTCAACCCCACTCGCGACGACATGACAATGTACACGATCGGTGTGATGCGGGAGCAGGTTCGCCGCTCCAGACGTCAAGCCGAGGCTGCGAGGCTCACCGCAGAGGCAGTTGTCAGTCGGACGCAGGCGAGTGCGCAGGAGCGGCACATTCAGCGGGACGTCATGGTCGCTTGGATCAACGCCGTGGAAGCACGAGCCAAACAGCGATTGTTGGACCGCCTGATCAACGATCTCGACGTCGGTCGCCAGATCATGGAAGCCGGCATTCCAACGGGATCTTCCACGCCCTCTCTTGCGCTCCAGGCGCAGGCGGAAGTCGCGCTTGCCAAGGCGATGCAAGAGGATGCGCGTGGACAGGAGGCGCGAGCCCGGGCTGAGATGGCGCGGTGGATAGGCGCTGCTGCGCAGCGCCCGCTGCCAGACACCGTTCCTGCGCTTGAAGCGCCGAAGGTCAGCCAGGCTGACCTTGCGCAGCATCCGCATGTACTCGTCGCGGAGGCCCAGGAGCGGGCGGCGCAGAGGGCTGTGGACGTCGCCAGAGCGGACCGGAAGCCCAACCTCAGCTGGTCAGTCATGTACGGCTACCGTCCCGATTATGGCGATATGCTGTCGGCCACCGTCAGTATCCCGCTCCAGATCAACAAAAACCGATTGCAGAACCGGCGGATCGCCGAGGCTTCGGCTCGCGCTGATGCTGCTCGGCTCCGAGCGCAGGATGCGCAACGCGAGCTGAGCGGCACCTATGGCGACGCATTGGCCGACTACAAGAGCGCCGAGGCGCAGCTGTCGATCATCACCAGCCAGGCGATTCCGTCTCTTGAGGCTTCATTCGAGGCGGCAGAAGCTCGCTATGGAGCGGGTCAGGCGACTCTCGAGATGCCGCTCTTCATCGTCCGCCGGTACGTCGAAACTCACATTCAAGCGATCGAGCAGCAGGGGCGACGCGCTCGCGCGGCCGCCGAGCTCATTTACCTCACGCAGGATGTCGCGCGATGA
- a CDS encoding efflux RND transporter periplasmic adaptor subunit: MTIKERLLVVRTGLGTSRNKKILAGSVALALAGAGVGYAVLSGDGDAGAGAAKGELVNGVVQDGSGKTVLYWFDPMLPMERYNAPGKSSMNMDLQPKYAEEGGGAGIQISPQVQQNLGVRTARVTFDNLAAAIAVVGRVETDERRIVEVQTLTPGFVEQLSVRAVGEQVGRGTRVASVYSPELLGAQHEYAALLKIRRSTITPGLRGAARQRLQLLGLPEAAIRNLDRGGRPQRTYGVFAPRSGIVTAIGARPGARVEPGQSIITLADLSQVWVVAEVPEVSLGQIRIGQPAEISFPAYGGETVQGRIDYIFPTLDPEARTARVRVTLPNPGGRLKIGMFANLTIGGAATGGLVVPSEAVISTGRRNVVIVQRNGGFIPVEVELGRTVGDRTEIRRGLNLNDIVVVSGQFLIDSEASLAGIVERLSRGQSPAAQQQRQDELIQGRGVVKTVDAAGGRITLAHEPLAAINWPAMTMTFPVKDRSLLRGRKAGERVMFAFQRPQQGQTPVIERIAPEAAQ, encoded by the coding sequence ATGACCATCAAGGAAAGACTGCTCGTTGTCCGCACGGGGCTGGGGACATCCAGGAATAAGAAAATCCTCGCCGGCAGTGTCGCGCTTGCTCTCGCTGGAGCGGGCGTCGGCTATGCTGTTTTATCAGGAGATGGCGACGCTGGAGCGGGCGCCGCGAAGGGCGAGCTCGTCAACGGCGTCGTGCAGGACGGCTCCGGCAAAACCGTTCTCTACTGGTTCGATCCGATGCTGCCGATGGAGCGCTACAACGCGCCCGGCAAGTCGTCGATGAACATGGACCTTCAGCCGAAATATGCTGAGGAGGGCGGCGGCGCCGGCATTCAGATCTCGCCACAGGTGCAACAGAACCTCGGCGTCCGCACTGCGCGAGTAACCTTCGACAATCTGGCGGCGGCGATTGCGGTGGTCGGGCGCGTTGAGACTGACGAGCGCCGCATTGTCGAGGTCCAGACCCTAACCCCCGGCTTCGTCGAGCAGCTCAGCGTCCGCGCTGTCGGGGAACAGGTCGGCAGAGGGACTCGGGTCGCGAGCGTCTATTCGCCGGAGCTGCTTGGCGCTCAGCATGAGTATGCCGCCCTTTTGAAGATACGCCGTTCGACGATTACGCCGGGCCTGCGCGGTGCAGCGCGCCAGAGGTTGCAGCTGCTTGGCCTGCCGGAGGCGGCCATTCGCAACCTGGATCGGGGCGGGCGCCCTCAGCGCACGTACGGAGTGTTCGCTCCTCGGTCCGGGATCGTGACCGCCATAGGCGCGCGGCCGGGTGCGCGGGTGGAGCCCGGACAGTCGATCATCACCTTGGCGGATCTCTCGCAAGTGTGGGTTGTGGCCGAGGTTCCGGAAGTGTCGCTGGGCCAGATCCGCATCGGACAGCCGGCGGAGATCTCGTTTCCTGCCTATGGCGGCGAGACGGTTCAGGGCCGGATCGACTACATCTTCCCGACGCTCGATCCCGAAGCGCGTACTGCTCGAGTTCGTGTCACGCTGCCCAACCCGGGCGGCCGGCTGAAGATCGGCATGTTCGCCAACCTCACCATCGGTGGTGCGGCAACAGGCGGTCTCGTCGTGCCGTCCGAGGCCGTTATCTCCACCGGAAGGCGCAACGTTGTTATCGTGCAGCGGAATGGCGGCTTCATTCCGGTCGAAGTTGAGCTTGGGCGCACGGTTGGCGACCGAACCGAGATCCGCAGGGGGCTCAACCTCAACGACATTGTCGTTGTTTCTGGTCAGTTCCTGATCGACTCCGAGGCCTCACTCGCCGGCATTGTCGAACGTCTATCGCGAGGCCAATCGCCTGCCGCGCAACAGCAGCGGCAAGACGAGCTTATCCAGGGTCGCGGAGTCGTGAAGACGGTGGACGCGGCAGGTGGCCGTATCACTCTCGCTCACGAGCCGTTGGCGGCGATCAACTGGCCGGCCATGACGATGACCTTCCCCGTGAAGGACCGTTCGCTGCTGCGCGGCCGTAAGGCTGGCGAACGAGTGATGTTCGCCTTTCAGAGGCCACAGCAGGGTCAAACGCCCGTGATCGAGCGCATCGCTCCGGAGGCGGCGCAATGA
- a CDS encoding efflux RND transporter permease subunit, whose protein sequence is MIERIIRWSAANRLLVLLAAAFITAAGLYTVSRTPLDAIPDLSDVQVIIRTPYPGQAPQIVEAQVTYPIATTMLSAPKVKAVRAFSMFGDSFVTIIFEDGTDLYWARSRVLEYLNQAAGRLPPGVTPALGPDATGVGWAYQYALVDRTGGNDLGQLRALQDWFLRYQLKEVPGVAEVASVGGMVRAFQVEVNPEKLQLYRVSVSDVMEALQTANNETGGSVIERAEAEYMIRVGGYLQSLDDFRNIPLKVSAGGVPVTIGDVARVQIVPEFRRGIAELNGQGEVAGGVIVVRAGADTRSVIEAVKEKLEELKMALPKGVEVVTVYDRSSLIERAIENLSHKLVEEFIVVALVCVVFLLHLRSALVAILTLPLGIVAAFIVMYYQGVNANILSLGGIALAIGAMVDAAVVMIENAHKKLEHAEHEHGGMTEELRKRTLVDAAVEVGPALFFSLLIITLSFLPVFSLEAQEGRLFTPLALTKTYSMAAAAGLSVTLIPVLMIMFIKGKIRPEEKNPINRWLIAAYRPALVWVMKWPKLVLGLAIGALLLTAWPLSRLGGEFMPALAEGDLLYMPTALPGLSASKASELLQITNRMIKTVPEVKTVFGKAGRAETATDPAPIEMFETVIQLKPQSEWREGMTMEKLIAELDSRVKVPGLANVFVPPIRNRIDMLATGIKSPVGVKVSGADLATLDRLGAKIAQVVKTVPGTTSAISDRILGGRYIDIKVDRLAAARYGLSIEDVQNTAAGAVGGMSVDEKIEGLARFPINVRFPREMRGSVEALRSLPIVAPTGGIVPLGAVASVQIADGPVMVKSENARPSAWVYVDVRDRDIVGFVNEARQKVAREVSMPPGYSITWSGQFEYAERASKRLAVIVPLTIGVIFLLLYLAFKRVREPLIVLLALPFALIGGVWLIYLMGHAISVATAVGFIALAGLAAEFGVIMLVYLDKAIEERIEAGKFSKTEDLEDALMEGAVLRVRPKAMTAAVILAGLFPLLIGEGTGSEIMQRLAAPMVGGMITAPLLSLFVLPAIYKLLGVKQFMREAVDQKQPDVASAAKPQMT, encoded by the coding sequence ATGATCGAGCGGATCATTCGATGGTCGGCGGCGAACCGGCTGCTCGTTCTTCTTGCGGCCGCCTTCATCACGGCTGCCGGGTTGTACACGGTGAGCCGGACTCCGCTCGATGCTATCCCCGACCTCTCCGACGTCCAGGTCATCATCCGTACGCCCTATCCAGGGCAGGCGCCCCAGATTGTGGAGGCGCAGGTTACCTACCCGATCGCGACTACGATGCTGTCGGCGCCCAAAGTGAAGGCAGTCCGCGCCTTTTCCATGTTCGGAGACTCGTTTGTCACAATCATCTTCGAGGACGGGACCGACCTCTACTGGGCTCGCTCGAGGGTTCTCGAATATTTGAACCAGGCGGCGGGCCGGCTGCCGCCGGGGGTTACACCGGCACTTGGCCCTGATGCGACGGGCGTCGGCTGGGCTTACCAGTACGCGCTCGTCGACCGCACCGGTGGCAACGATCTTGGTCAGCTTCGTGCGCTGCAGGATTGGTTTCTGCGATACCAACTCAAGGAAGTCCCCGGCGTTGCCGAGGTCGCCAGCGTTGGCGGCATGGTCCGCGCGTTCCAGGTCGAGGTCAATCCCGAGAAGCTTCAGCTATATCGAGTGTCCGTCAGCGACGTGATGGAAGCGCTGCAAACGGCAAATAACGAGACTGGCGGCTCGGTTATTGAGCGTGCGGAAGCCGAGTACATGATCCGTGTCGGTGGCTATCTGCAGAGCCTCGACGATTTCCGAAACATACCTCTGAAGGTGAGCGCCGGCGGCGTTCCGGTCACGATCGGTGACGTTGCGCGCGTCCAGATCGTTCCCGAATTCCGGCGCGGCATCGCCGAACTCAATGGCCAGGGAGAAGTCGCCGGCGGTGTGATCGTCGTTCGTGCAGGAGCCGACACGAGGTCGGTAATCGAGGCGGTCAAGGAGAAGCTCGAGGAACTCAAGATGGCTCTTCCCAAGGGCGTTGAGGTGGTGACGGTCTACGACCGGTCATCGCTCATCGAACGCGCGATCGAGAACCTTTCTCATAAGCTTGTCGAAGAGTTCATCGTCGTTGCGCTCGTGTGCGTGGTGTTCCTCTTACACCTGCGCTCGGCACTGGTGGCAATCCTGACGCTCCCCCTAGGAATCGTCGCCGCGTTCATCGTGATGTACTATCAGGGGGTTAACGCGAACATCCTTTCGCTTGGAGGTATCGCGCTGGCGATCGGCGCCATGGTCGATGCGGCCGTGGTGATGATCGAGAATGCTCACAAGAAGCTCGAGCACGCTGAGCACGAGCATGGGGGCATGACCGAGGAGTTGCGCAAGCGAACGCTGGTGGACGCGGCCGTTGAGGTCGGGCCGGCGTTGTTCTTTTCCCTCTTGATCATCACGCTCTCGTTCCTGCCGGTCTTCTCCCTGGAGGCTCAGGAGGGCAGGCTCTTCACGCCTCTTGCGCTCACCAAGACTTACTCAATGGCGGCGGCCGCTGGGCTCTCCGTCACGCTCATCCCGGTCCTGATGATCATGTTCATCAAAGGCAAGATTCGCCCCGAAGAGAAGAACCCAATCAATCGCTGGCTGATCGCGGCGTACAGGCCCGCCCTTGTCTGGGTCATGAAGTGGCCCAAGCTCGTCCTTGGTCTTGCTATCGGGGCGCTTCTTCTGACGGCGTGGCCGCTTTCTCGCCTCGGCGGGGAGTTCATGCCCGCGCTGGCGGAGGGCGACCTCCTTTACATGCCGACGGCGCTTCCAGGCCTGTCTGCGTCCAAAGCCTCTGAGCTCCTTCAGATCACAAACCGCATGATCAAGACGGTCCCGGAGGTGAAGACGGTGTTCGGCAAGGCGGGCCGCGCCGAGACCGCAACCGACCCTGCGCCGATCGAAATGTTCGAAACGGTTATCCAGCTCAAGCCTCAGAGCGAGTGGCGTGAAGGGATGACGATGGAGAAGTTGATCGCCGAGCTCGATTCACGCGTGAAGGTGCCTGGCCTGGCCAATGTCTTCGTGCCGCCGATCCGGAACAGGATCGACATGCTCGCGACGGGCATCAAGAGCCCCGTTGGCGTGAAGGTGAGCGGAGCTGATCTCGCCACGCTCGATCGGCTCGGAGCTAAAATCGCGCAGGTGGTGAAGACCGTTCCCGGCACAACCTCCGCTATCTCGGATCGGATCCTCGGCGGCCGCTACATCGACATCAAGGTCGATCGCCTGGCCGCTGCTCGATACGGGCTGTCCATTGAGGACGTGCAGAACACGGCTGCCGGTGCGGTTGGCGGCATGTCGGTGGATGAGAAGATCGAGGGGCTTGCTCGCTTCCCGATCAACGTGCGCTTCCCGCGCGAGATGCGCGGCAGCGTCGAGGCTCTGCGCAGTCTGCCGATTGTCGCTCCGACAGGCGGAATCGTGCCGCTGGGTGCCGTGGCAAGCGTGCAGATCGCCGACGGTCCGGTGATGGTAAAGAGCGAGAACGCGCGGCCCTCCGCTTGGGTCTACGTCGACGTTCGCGACCGCGACATTGTCGGGTTTGTGAATGAAGCGCGCCAGAAGGTCGCTCGAGAGGTGTCGATGCCTCCGGGCTATTCGATCACCTGGTCAGGTCAGTTCGAATATGCCGAGCGTGCTTCCAAGAGGTTGGCCGTGATCGTGCCGCTGACCATCGGCGTAATCTTCCTGCTCCTGTACCTCGCCTTCAAGCGAGTGCGTGAGCCGCTCATCGTCCTCCTCGCGCTTCCGTTCGCGCTCATTGGCGGAGTCTGGCTCATCTACCTGATGGGTCACGCGATCTCCGTGGCAACAGCGGTCGGCTTCATCGCTCTTGCCGGGCTTGCTGCGGAGTTTGGGGTTATCATGCTGGTCTACCTCGACAAGGCGATCGAGGAGCGGATTGAGGCCGGCAAGTTCTCGAAAACCGAGGATCTCGAGGACGCGCTGATGGAAGGCGCGGTCTTACGGGTGAGGCCGAAGGCGATGACGGCTGCGGTCATCCTCGCTGGTCTTTTTCCGCTGCTCATCGGCGAGGGCACCGGCTCTGAGATCATGCAGCGTCTGGCGGCTCCGATGGTGGGCGGCATGATCACGGCGCCCCTCCTGTCCCTCTTCGTTCTCCCTGCGATCTACAAGCTCCTCGGCGTGAAGCAGTTCATGCGTGAGGCCGTGGATCAAAAGCAGCCCGACGTCGCGTCGGCTGCCAAGCCGCAGATGACATAA